From the genome of Streptomyces xanthophaeus:
CGCCATCAGGGACCACACCAGCAGCGCCGCGAACAGCACCAGCGCCGGAATCACCAGGGCGGCCTCCGCCGTCACATATCCCCGGTCCGACTTTCCCCGGGCCCTGCGTGCCCCACCCTCAGAACGGCACATCGAGCGCCTTTCCGATGGTCGACTGAAGGGCCGTGGAGACGACTTCACTCGTCACCACCTTGTAGAGGACGGCCGCGAATGCGCAGGCCGCGATCGTGCCCATCGCGTATTCCGACGTGGACATCCCCTGGTCGCCCCCGCGCGCCCGCACCACCGTCCGCACACGAAACCAGATGATCCTCATGACAACCTCCTGTGTATTTCCGCTGTTGATGTGTGTGGTCAATGCGACTTCAGGTGTTCGAGAGAAGTCCCGAGGCCATACCGATCACCACCGGCGCGACCCCGATCGCGAGAAAAGCGGGGAGAAAACACAACCCCACCGGTGCGGTGACGAGGACCGCCGCCCGCTGCGCCCGTGCTCCCGCCGTGCGGGCCCGGTCCTCCCGCAGCCCGGACGCGAGCCGGGAGACCGGCTCCGCCGCGGGCGCCCCCGTCCTCGCGGCCCGTTCCAGGCAGTCCGCG
Proteins encoded in this window:
- a CDS encoding DUF4244 domain-containing protein, encoding MRIIWFRVRTVVRARGGDQGMSTSEYAMGTIAACAFAAVLYKVVTSEVVSTALQSTIGKALDVPF